In a genomic window of bacterium:
- a CDS encoding NAD(P)H-hydrate dehydratase: MKLPTPKEMASLEQRTHEAAGITVAALMERAGARTAEVARRLLEGRGGRRVVVLAGKGNNGGDGLVAARDLVGDARVTVLLAGPDAELGGGPAAHLPSVRGRHIPVLEATTAQSSDIDAQLRDCDLIIDALFGTGFHGPAQGVPAALIEAANRSGVPILAVDVPSGIDSATGAAEPPVIRAAATVTMGLPKLGLVQFPAAACAGRLFVADIGIPRAVVDEGPIRAELMRAAWIDRAFPRRRADGHKGTYGHVYIVAGARGFTGAAVLAARGAIRGGAGLVTVALPRSLVTAPTASLPEAMTLPLPETDAGSLGAEAEGVIREAVASVDGRHPAVVAIGPGLTTRAEVVGVVRRLIPQLGGPLVADADALNALAGNPALLREAPGPVVITPHPGELARLVGASIAEIQRDRVAAARAAASSTGAVTILKGARTVVASPDGRTGIIPNGNGAMGTGGTGDVLTGVVAAFLAQRLPAWEAAVCAAYLHGLAGDLAAPGELGLLSHEVADAVPRALALVRAGTVDEGITHVG; the protein is encoded by the coding sequence ATGAAACTGCCGACGCCCAAGGAAATGGCGTCCCTCGAGCAGCGGACGCACGAAGCCGCGGGCATTACGGTCGCCGCGCTCATGGAGCGGGCCGGCGCGCGGACGGCCGAGGTGGCGCGGCGGCTGCTCGAAGGCCGCGGCGGGCGGCGCGTCGTCGTGCTGGCGGGCAAAGGGAACAACGGCGGCGACGGGCTTGTCGCCGCGCGCGACCTCGTCGGAGACGCGCGGGTGACGGTGTTACTGGCCGGGCCCGACGCCGAACTCGGCGGCGGGCCCGCGGCGCATCTCCCCTCGGTGCGAGGGCGGCACATCCCCGTGCTGGAAGCCACGACCGCGCAGTCCTCGGATATCGACGCGCAGCTTCGCGACTGCGACTTGATTATCGACGCGCTGTTCGGCACAGGATTTCACGGACCGGCGCAGGGCGTGCCCGCGGCCCTCATCGAGGCGGCCAACCGGTCCGGGGTTCCGATCCTCGCGGTCGACGTGCCGTCGGGGATCGATTCCGCGACCGGGGCGGCGGAGCCGCCGGTGATCCGGGCCGCCGCGACCGTCACCATGGGCCTGCCGAAGCTCGGGCTCGTCCAGTTTCCGGCCGCGGCGTGCGCCGGGCGGCTCTTCGTCGCGGACATCGGTATTCCGCGGGCGGTCGTGGACGAGGGGCCGATCCGCGCCGAGTTGATGCGCGCGGCGTGGATCGACCGCGCGTTTCCGCGCCGGCGCGCGGACGGGCATAAGGGCACCTACGGCCACGTCTACATCGTGGCGGGCGCCCGCGGCTTCACCGGCGCCGCCGTGCTGGCGGCCCGCGGCGCGATCCGCGGCGGGGCGGGGCTCGTCACGGTGGCGCTCCCGCGCTCGCTCGTGACCGCGCCCACCGCGTCGCTGCCCGAGGCGATGACGCTCCCGCTCCCGGAGACCGACGCCGGCTCTCTCGGCGCCGAGGCGGAAGGCGTAATCCGCGAGGCGGTCGCCTCCGTCGACGGCAGGCACCCCGCCGTGGTCGCGATCGGGCCGGGCCTGACGACGCGCGCGGAGGTCGTAGGCGTCGTGCGCCGTCTCATTCCCCAGCTCGGCGGACCGCTCGTCGCGGACGCCGACGCGCTCAATGCGCTGGCCGGCAACCCCGCGTTGCTCCGCGAGGCCCCGGGGCCGGTGGTGATCACCCCGCACCCGGGCGAGCTGGCGCGCCTCGTGGGCGCCTCGATCGCCGAGATCCAGCGTGACCGCGTCGCCGCCGCGCGCGCCGCCGCGTCGTCCACGGGTGCCGTCACGATTCTGAAAGGCGCGCGGACGGTCGTCGCGTCGCCGGACGGCCGCACGGGAATCATCCCGAACGGCAACGGCGCGATGGGGACCGGCGGCACGGGCGACGTGCTGACCGGCGTCGTCGCCGCCTTTCTCGCCCAGCGGCTGCCGGCCTGGGAGGCCGCCGTCTGCGCGGCGTACCTCCACGGCCTCGCCGGCGACCTCGCCGCGCCGGGAGAGCTCGGCCTCTTGTCGCACGAGGTCGCCGACGCGGTTCCGCGGGCGCTCGCGCTGGTCCGCGCGGGAACGGTCGA
- a CDS encoding Trm112 family protein yields MIDKELLEILACPVCKTPVKQEGDRLVCAKCGRRYPIRDGIPVMLVDEAEQRPA; encoded by the coding sequence ATGATCGACAAGGAACTGCTCGAGATCCTGGCGTGCCCGGTCTGCAAGACGCCGGTGAAGCAGGAAGGCGACCGGCTCGTCTGCGCCAAGTGCGGGCGCCGCTACCCGATTCGAGACGGCATCCCCGTGATGCTGGTCGACGAGGCGGAACAGCGGCCGGCCTGA